From one Bacillus sp. FJAT-42376 genomic stretch:
- a CDS encoding helix-turn-helix transcriptional regulator: MENIVKLTGERIRILRKNRGWTQEEYAEKADFQTSYIASVERGERNITLETLEKLLVPFNINASIFFTGFNLNSKNIERLITQLITLEEKEIDLINDIAARIIKTYKP, translated from the coding sequence TTGGAAAATATAGTTAAGTTAACTGGAGAAAGAATACGTATTTTACGAAAAAATAGGGGATGGACACAAGAGGAATATGCTGAAAAAGCTGACTTCCAAACATCATATATTGCAAGTGTTGAAAGAGGAGAAAGAAACATTACACTTGAAACACTCGAGAAACTTTTAGTCCCATTTAATATTAATGCAAGTATATTTTTTACTGGTTTTAATTTAAATTCAAAGAACATTGAACGACTTATTACACAACTTATTACATTAGAGGAAAAAGAAATTGATTTAATTAATGATATTGCTGCGAGAATCATTAAAACATATAAACCTTAA
- a CDS encoding reverse transcriptase domain-containing protein yields MRRYIRTELLANEDKIKRNFQNLNTFNDIANLLEIPVEFLWKILIRDRAHSYRRFELRKKNGDPRIIYSPNTNLSILQKKFLYVLELNFNSHQRAHGFVKNRDIITNANEHINKRFVLNFDLENFFESINFRRVRHMFISYFKLNETVASTLANLCCHPDGFLPQGAATSPIISNILSKSMDKELTRIAINVRGCNYTRYADDITFSSNKRIFPTQIAIQHSDGNIEISEEVIKIINKYGFSIKESKTRMSDWKQHQSVTGIVVNSKLNVSRKYVRKVRSILHSAEKNIDNLDVAVELFNSKYNFRQKNNNTYPDMFSILRGKIAHIGNVKGKIDPVFLNLAKRYNQIAHLNEEPLIIIPPNDIQFYQENTFVMECNEFELYIDKNDETGEFIYGQGSGFLLKGIGLITNAHVVKEVIDLMKNEVKFINKYYVAIHRASPYDIIYKARIICYSIEKDLAILEVENLDIESIGYSANESIKKDMQINLVGFPSYREGNDIKSQSGYVEGIRMHEKINVRYEISATIYEGNSGGPVFNASNEVIGVATKGTTSNGVSPNEIIPISEVLKLAKEV; encoded by the coding sequence ATTAGAAGATATATAAGAACAGAATTATTAGCCAATGAAGATAAAATAAAAAGAAATTTTCAAAACTTAAACACTTTTAATGATATTGCTAATCTTTTGGAAATTCCTGTTGAGTTCTTGTGGAAGATTCTAATAAGAGATAGAGCACACAGCTATAGAAGATTTGAATTAAGAAAAAAAAATGGTGATCCCCGCATTATATACTCGCCTAATACTAATCTCTCAATTTTACAAAAAAAATTCTTGTACGTACTTGAATTGAACTTTAACTCACATCAAAGAGCCCATGGATTTGTGAAAAATCGGGATATTATTACGAATGCAAATGAACACATCAATAAGAGATTTGTATTGAACTTTGATTTGGAAAACTTTTTTGAGAGTATAAATTTCCGTAGAGTTCGTCATATGTTTATTTCTTACTTTAAATTAAACGAAACAGTTGCTTCTACTTTGGCAAATCTTTGTTGTCACCCAGATGGTTTTTTACCACAAGGTGCAGCAACTTCCCCCATAATATCTAATATACTTTCAAAGAGCATGGACAAAGAATTGACGAGAATAGCGATTAATGTAAGAGGTTGTAACTATACCCGCTATGCGGATGATATTACTTTCTCAAGCAATAAACGAATATTCCCAACACAGATCGCTATTCAGCACAGCGATGGAAATATAGAGATAAGTGAAGAAGTTATTAAAATAATAAATAAATATGGATTTTCAATAAAAGAAAGTAAAACCAGGATGAGTGACTGGAAGCAGCATCAGTCGGTAACAGGGATTGTAGTTAATAGTAAACTCAATGTAAGTAGAAAATATGTAAGAAAAGTACGATCTATTCTGCATTCTGCTGAGAAAAATATAGACAATTTAGATGTTGCAGTAGAACTTTTTAATTCCAAATATAATTTTCGTCAGAAAAACAATAATACATACCCGGACATGTTTTCGATTTTAAGAGGAAAAATCGCACACATTGGTAATGTGAAAGGGAAAATTGATCCTGTATTTCTCAATCTTGCGAAAAGGTATAATCAAATTGCTCATCTAAATGAAGAGCCTCTCATCATAATACCACCGAATGACATACAATTTTATCAAGAAAATACATTTGTGATGGAATGTAATGAATTTGAATTATATATTGATAAAAACGATGAAACAGGAGAATTCATTTATGGGCAAGGATCTGGCTTTCTATTAAAAGGAATAGGATTAATCACTAATGCACATGTTGTTAAAGAAGTTATAGATTTAATGAAAAATGAAGTTAAGTTTATTAACAAATATTATGTAGCTATTCATAGAGCTTCACCATACGACATAATTTATAAAGCAAGAATTATTTGTTACAGTATTGAAAAGGATCTTGCTATATTAGAAGTTGAAAATCTCGATATTGAAAGTATTGGGTATAGTGCAAACGAAAGTATTAAAAAAGATATGCAAATTAATTTGGTTGGATTTCCCTCATATAGAGAAGGCAATGATATTAAATCTCAAAGTGGTTATGTGGAAGGGATTAGAATGCACGAGAAAATAAATGTAAGGTATGAAATTTCGGCTACAATTTACGAAGGCAATAGTGGTGGTCCGGTTTTTAATGCTTCAAATGAGGTAATTGGAGTTGCAACTAAGGGAACTACATCTAATGGTGTATCTCCTAATGAAATAATACCAATTTCTGAAGTATTAAAATTGGCAAAGGAAGTCTAG
- a CDS encoding DGQHR domain-containing protein, producing the protein MNKLNNNLVIENVIQSKMRGRIIYQSNLLASDALKLTYVKPYNDPSGVGYQRPVSKQRCKDFSKYLSCGTDALFTPILLNAMGGWEFSLYDSGRPGYGRLICKNKASLMDGQHRLGGIELYFQETQSNINIPFLAFHYLDDEEEIKLFDTINTKAKGIGTSLSTYLKRDKDDFSWVATNLITNEKSPFNKMGTIVGKRSKGKHITLQNLHKSIALLAKNGTFKGFTKEKILLITEAYFNIIKDLFSDEWDDYKDYKLTHIVSIHALSILGSHIIPKYIKNTNKTIDIEGLKDSLEQIKDVDWSIDGELKYIKGISGSKTLANDLLSRLI; encoded by the coding sequence ATGAATAAATTAAATAATAATTTAGTTATTGAAAACGTAATTCAATCAAAAATGAGAGGTAGGATAATTTATCAAAGTAATTTATTAGCAAGTGATGCGCTAAAATTGACTTATGTTAAGCCTTACAATGACCCTTCAGGTGTGGGCTATCAAAGACCTGTTAGTAAACAAAGATGTAAAGACTTTTCAAAATACCTTTCTTGTGGAACTGATGCTCTATTCACACCTATTTTGTTAAATGCAATGGGTGGATGGGAATTTTCTCTCTATGATAGTGGTAGACCAGGATATGGAAGATTAATTTGTAAAAATAAAGCTTCACTTATGGATGGACAACATAGATTAGGAGGAATTGAATTATATTTTCAAGAAACACAATCAAATATAAATATACCATTTCTAGCATTCCATTATTTAGATGATGAGGAGGAGATTAAATTATTCGATACAATAAATACTAAAGCTAAGGGAATCGGTACGTCCTTAAGCACATATTTAAAAAGAGATAAAGATGATTTTAGCTGGGTAGCTACAAATCTAATAACTAACGAAAAAAGTCCATTTAACAAAATGGGAACAATAGTTGGTAAAAGAAGTAAAGGAAAACACATCACTCTGCAAAACCTTCATAAAAGTATTGCTTTATTGGCTAAAAATGGAACTTTCAAGGGGTTTACTAAAGAAAAAATCCTTTTAATTACTGAGGCGTATTTCAACATAATAAAGGATTTGTTTTCTGACGAATGGGATGATTATAAAGATTATAAGTTAACCCATATTGTCAGTATCCATGCACTCTCAATTCTTGGATCACATATTATTCCCAAATATATTAAAAATACAAATAAAACTATTGATATTGAAGGATTAAAAGATAGTTTAGAACAAATTAAAGATGTAGATTGGTCTATAGATGGTGAATTGAAGTATATAAAAGGGATATCAGGGTCTAAAACTTTAGCAAACGATTTATTAAGTAGGTTGATATAA